The proteins below are encoded in one region of Calditrichota bacterium:
- a CDS encoding T9SS type A sorting domain-containing protein, giving the protein MKRLFFLFFLMILSVSLYAQEEIVFFSDSNTGDEFFDSSWGYETAPSSLELAGNHDKFPVDSRHPYQGAHSLRLHWTSQSGGDWGMALASIGWKNYDFTHYDSIIFWINAPQAILKENLPDLALEDVNNRKTTRNGLGDFIEGVDSDSSTWQRVSVPIDTFKSGENNADLTHIKTIYFFQKKADGIEHRMWLDEFRIIKKGNGGSTAPATPKNLVAEGADSRIDLKWTPNTESDLLGYFIYRSESENGPFSKLNTVLHRTHVYSDFIGENGKTFYYKVSAVNRNYQESDRSAPVQSRTFHMTDDQLLTSIQKATFRYFWDYAHPVSGLARERTGSGNVCTSGGTGFGLMTIAVGAERGFVPRDSASVRTLKILRFLQEKATRYHGAWSHWINGATGETIPFSQFDDGGDLVETAYVAQALLTIRNYYTLDNEVEKEIRNRATQLWEEIDWNWYRRYPNNNRLFWHWSPNYGWQMNMVIQGWNEAMIVYLLAIASPTHGVPASLYYDGWAARTDYANGNSYYGYKLWVGWPYGGPLFFTHYSFLGFDPRRKSDQFCNYFENNRNITRINRAYCVDNPGHHKGYGSLVWGLTASDDPWGYRAHDPQNDNGTITPTAAISAMPYTPEASIATMKNFYFTYGPKLWGEFGFRDAFNLDADWFAKSYLAIDEGTIVPMIENYRTQLCWNLFMSNTEIDSMMKKIGFQTGVKEKTPSVIRGFYLSQNYPNPFNNETSISFYVPVARTVTIQVFDVTGRIMATLIKQKKFLPGVYRIQFSDEKLPSGLYFYHIQAGAFGKTKKMILLK; this is encoded by the coding sequence ATGAAGCGGTTGTTTTTTCTTTTTTTCTTAATGATTCTCTCCGTTTCTCTTTACGCTCAGGAGGAGATTGTTTTCTTCAGCGACAGCAATACGGGCGATGAATTTTTTGATTCTTCCTGGGGTTACGAAACCGCGCCAAGTTCACTGGAGCTTGCCGGCAACCACGATAAATTCCCTGTCGATTCCCGGCATCCCTATCAGGGGGCACATAGTTTGCGTCTGCATTGGACGTCTCAAAGCGGGGGCGATTGGGGAATGGCTTTGGCCTCCATCGGCTGGAAAAATTATGATTTCACACATTATGACAGCATTATTTTTTGGATAAACGCTCCGCAGGCGATTTTAAAAGAAAATCTGCCCGATCTGGCTTTGGAAGATGTAAATAATCGCAAAACCACACGAAATGGGCTTGGTGATTTTATCGAAGGCGTGGATTCCGATTCAAGCACCTGGCAACGGGTTTCGGTTCCGATTGATACGTTTAAATCAGGAGAAAATAATGCCGATTTAACCCATATAAAGACCATCTATTTCTTTCAGAAGAAAGCGGATGGGATCGAGCACAGGATGTGGCTGGACGAATTTCGTATCATTAAAAAAGGGAATGGCGGATCAACCGCTCCGGCAACCCCCAAAAATCTCGTTGCCGAGGGGGCAGACAGCCGGATCGATCTCAAGTGGACCCCCAATACAGAATCCGACCTGCTGGGATATTTTATCTACCGATCGGAAAGTGAAAATGGACCCTTTAGCAAGCTGAATACGGTTCTCCACAGGACTCATGTTTACAGTGATTTTATCGGTGAAAACGGGAAGACATTTTATTACAAGGTATCCGCCGTCAATCGAAATTACCAGGAATCCGATCGCTCGGCGCCGGTACAAAGCCGTACGTTTCACATGACGGATGATCAGCTGCTCACCTCGATTCAAAAGGCAACCTTTCGATATTTTTGGGATTACGCCCATCCGGTCAGCGGATTGGCGCGTGAGCGAACGGGTTCCGGGAATGTTTGCACCAGCGGTGGTACCGGATTCGGCCTCATGACAATCGCGGTTGGTGCCGAGAGGGGATTTGTTCCAAGGGATTCCGCGTCGGTTCGAACACTCAAAATTCTTCGATTTTTGCAGGAAAAAGCAACTCGCTACCACGGCGCCTGGTCTCATTGGATAAACGGGGCAACAGGAGAAACGATTCCTTTCAGTCAATTTGACGATGGCGGCGATTTGGTGGAAACGGCCTATGTGGCGCAGGCCCTCCTCACCATCCGAAACTACTATACCCTGGACAATGAGGTCGAAAAGGAGATACGCAACCGGGCCACGCAGCTTTGGGAGGAAATTGACTGGAATTGGTATCGGCGGTATCCCAATAATAACCGGCTGTTTTGGCATTGGTCACCGAATTACGGCTGGCAAATGAATATGGTGATTCAAGGATGGAACGAAGCCATGATTGTGTATCTTTTGGCGATTGCTTCGCCAACCCACGGTGTTCCTGCCTCGCTGTATTACGACGGATGGGCGGCCAGAACAGACTATGCCAACGGAAATTCCTATTACGGTTACAAATTGTGGGTCGGGTGGCCTTATGGCGGCCCGCTGTTCTTTACCCATTATTCCTTTCTTGGGTTCGATCCCAGAAGAAAGTCCGACCAATTTTGCAATTATTTTGAAAATAATCGAAATATTACCCGAATCAATCGGGCCTATTGTGTGGACAATCCCGGTCATCATAAGGGATATGGTTCGCTTGTTTGGGGTCTGACGGCCAGTGATGACCCCTGGGGGTACCGGGCTCACGATCCCCAAAATGATAATGGTACCATCACGCCCACGGCGGCCATCAGCGCGATGCCCTATACACCCGAGGCGTCCATTGCCACAATGAAAAATTTCTACTTCACCTATGGACCAAAACTCTGGGGCGAATTTGGTTTCCGGGACGCCTTTAATCTTGATGCCGATTGGTTTGCGAAAAGCTATCTTGCAATTGATGAAGGAACCATTGTGCCGATGATTGAAAACTATCGCACACAGCTTTGCTGGAATTTGTTCATGTCGAACACTGAGATTGATTCGATGATGAAAAAAATTGGGTTTCAAACGGGAGTTAAGGAAAAAACACCGTCCGTAATCAGAGGTTTTTATCTCAGCCAGAACTACCCCAATCCCTTTAATAATGAAACGTCAATCAGTTTTTATGTGCCGGTGGCCAGGACAGTGACTATCCAGGTTTTCGATGTGACAGGAAGAATAATGGCTACTCTAATAAAGCAGAAAAAATTCTTACCGGGTGTTTACCGAATCCAATTTTCAGACGAAAAATTGCCGTCAGGCCTATATTTCTATCATATTCAGGCAGGCGCATTTGGAAAGACGAAAAAGATGATCCTGCTGAAATAA
- a CDS encoding glycosyl transferase family 36, with protein sequence MRSEKKYFETELGYFSEDGREYVITNYRTPKPWVNVISNGTYSLVISQIGGGFSWIEHANLNRLTRWHQDLIRDRWGKYIYIRDNRTGFVWSPTVAPVMKKPDAYRCRHGIGYSIFSTEYYAVKTDLRVFVPFDQEVEIWNLTIQNNDSVPRELSVFTYLEWCLGAAPDSHREFHKVFIETEFRADLDAILARKRLWEIKAKRGHWNVNWDRTAFLACSDPVDAFEGDKENFLGQYGDLENPAAVRRGKLGNSQGKWADSIASLQKNFVLEPGETRDIHFILGAVRQEEKIGEIIHHYSSKEKIEKAFKQVQEKWEEFLAPTQIETPDAGINFLANSFLKYQTISGRLWGRAAYYQQSGAFGFRDQLQDSQVFFYSNPDRTLDQIRLHARHQFASGKVLHWWHPISEEGHDGDMSDDLLWLPFVVIQYLKETGNFDSLDEPLAFYDDKKKEPLLIHLLRAIDCSLARRSPRGLPLILSGDWNDGLSGVGLDGKGESLWLGHFLYLILSEMVFVLKKKGLQEKAKDYAREAEALKKAINTYGWDGEWFWRASKDSGDLIGSHQNSEGKIYLNPQTWAVLAHDTTPERQQKALSSAEKYLLKDFGPLLFLPAYQKPDEMIGYLSRYAPGVRENGGVYTHAAIWMILAECEMGHCTRANDILRRLLPVYNGLQPWRYMAEPYVTPGNIDGIDSPFFGRGAWTWYTGSASWMLRAILDYIIGVRADYDGLRVKPCFPEEWQRVTMRRFFRGSSYHIEFKRYNNGKKQDRVIWMNGDKLEGHLIPEAPPGSQVEVLVRF encoded by the coding sequence GTGAGATCTGAAAAAAAGTATTTTGAGACGGAATTGGGTTATTTTTCTGAAGATGGTCGAGAATATGTTATCACGAATTACCGTACCCCGAAACCCTGGGTCAATGTCATTTCAAATGGGACATACAGCCTGGTTATTTCTCAGATTGGGGGAGGATTTAGCTGGATCGAACATGCCAATCTCAATCGCCTCACACGTTGGCACCAAGATTTAATCCGAGATCGCTGGGGCAAATATATTTACATTCGGGACAACCGGACGGGCTTCGTATGGTCCCCGACGGTGGCTCCGGTGATGAAAAAACCGGATGCCTATCGTTGCCGGCACGGGATCGGCTATTCCATTTTTTCCACGGAATATTATGCCGTAAAAACCGATTTGCGTGTTTTTGTCCCGTTTGATCAGGAAGTTGAAATTTGGAACCTGACCATTCAAAACAACGATTCGGTTCCGCGTGAATTGTCTGTGTTTACCTATCTGGAGTGGTGTTTGGGGGCCGCTCCGGACTCGCATCGGGAATTCCACAAGGTGTTTATCGAAACAGAATTTCGGGCCGATCTCGATGCGATTTTAGCCCGGAAACGGCTTTGGGAAATCAAAGCCAAACGAGGCCATTGGAATGTCAATTGGGATCGTACGGCATTTTTGGCCTGCAGCGATCCGGTGGATGCTTTTGAAGGAGATAAGGAAAACTTCCTGGGGCAATATGGGGATTTGGAAAACCCTGCTGCCGTTAGGCGCGGTAAACTGGGAAATTCGCAGGGTAAATGGGCGGATTCGATTGCCTCTTTACAAAAGAATTTCGTATTGGAGCCGGGTGAAACAAGAGACATTCACTTCATTTTGGGCGCTGTACGGCAGGAGGAAAAAATAGGGGAGATTATTCATCACTATTCGAGTAAGGAAAAAATCGAAAAGGCCTTTAAACAGGTTCAAGAAAAATGGGAAGAATTCTTGGCGCCCACTCAAATTGAGACGCCCGACGCAGGCATAAATTTTTTGGCCAACAGCTTTCTGAAATATCAGACCATATCCGGACGGTTGTGGGGCCGGGCCGCCTATTATCAGCAGAGCGGCGCCTTCGGTTTCAGGGATCAATTGCAGGACAGCCAGGTGTTTTTCTACAGTAATCCCGACCGGACGTTGGACCAGATACGATTGCATGCCCGCCATCAGTTTGCAAGCGGCAAGGTGCTGCATTGGTGGCATCCGATTAGTGAAGAAGGCCACGACGGGGACATGTCGGACGATTTGCTCTGGCTGCCCTTCGTGGTTATTCAGTATTTAAAGGAAACCGGGAATTTCGATAGCCTCGATGAACCCCTGGCCTTTTACGATGACAAAAAGAAAGAACCGCTGCTCATCCATCTGTTGCGAGCGATTGATTGTTCACTCGCCCGGAGGAGTCCGCGCGGACTTCCCCTCATTCTGTCGGGAGATTGGAATGACGGACTCAGCGGTGTAGGATTGGACGGCAAGGGCGAATCTCTTTGGCTGGGCCATTTTTTATATCTCATTCTCTCTGAGATGGTTTTTGTCTTGAAAAAAAAAGGCCTTCAGGAAAAAGCAAAGGATTATGCACGTGAGGCGGAGGCACTGAAGAAAGCCATCAATACGTACGGGTGGGATGGAGAATGGTTTTGGCGGGCCTCAAAAGATTCCGGAGACCTCATAGGAAGTCATCAAAATAGTGAGGGAAAAATCTATTTGAATCCCCAAACATGGGCGGTTTTGGCGCATGATACAACCCCCGAAAGACAGCAAAAAGCCTTATCGTCGGCAGAAAAATATCTGCTAAAGGATTTTGGCCCTCTTTTATTTTTACCGGCCTATCAAAAACCGGATGAAATGATCGGATATCTTTCCAGATATGCTCCCGGCGTCAGAGAAAATGGCGGCGTTTACACCCATGCAGCCATTTGGATGATTTTGGCAGAGTGTGAAATGGGCCATTGCACCCGGGCGAATGATATTTTAAGACGACTTTTACCTGTCTACAACGGACTCCAGCCATGGCGATATATGGCTGAGCCCTATGTGACGCCCGGGAATATTGACGGAATTGATTCCCCGTTTTTTGGGCGCGGCGCCTGGACGTGGTACACCGGTTCGGCCAGTTGGATGTTGCGCGCCATTTTAGACTATATCATTGGAGTCCGGGCGGATTATGACGGCTTGCGGGTCAAACCCTGTTTCCCGGAGGAATGGCAGCGTGTTACAATGCGGCGTTTTTTCCGCGGAAGCTCCTATCATATTGAATTTAAACGGTATAACAACGGGAAAAAACAGGATAGGGTCATTTGGATGAATGGAGATAAACTGGAGGGACATCTGATTCCTGAGGCGCCGCCGGGTTCTCAGGTGGAGGTTCTTGTTCGATTTTAA
- a CDS encoding UPF0164 family protein: MKRVIFVLFFSAVFGGAHVYADGNGGLTKSGTTAGQFLKIPVGGRAIGMGGAYVAVANDVTSLYWNPAGLAHLAYSAAVNFTHTRWLAGTNFDFVAVGINTGIWGSFGLSYTALSMPDMLVRTEFEPEGTGEYFSAMDMAMGVSYARSITDRFSIGFNAKYVHQQIWHMTASAVAFDLGILFRTDYAPLVLGMSISNFGPKMHYTGKDVFVNYDFNPDEYGDNNTIFADLQTDKWSLPLLFRFGLAWEILNKDMNQLTVAVEARHPNDNTENVSFGAEYGFRQWVFFRAGYQSLFESDREKGLTFGLGLVYYLSPTLPLQFDYAYADWGRLSSAHRFSFEINF; the protein is encoded by the coding sequence ATGAAACGCGTTATTTTTGTACTTTTTTTTAGTGCGGTCTTTGGCGGGGCACATGTGTATGCGGATGGAAATGGAGGCCTGACAAAAAGCGGCACAACCGCTGGACAATTCTTGAAAATTCCCGTGGGAGGAAGAGCTATTGGAATGGGAGGCGCCTACGTGGCGGTTGCCAATGATGTCACATCGCTCTACTGGAACCCGGCGGGCCTGGCTCATTTAGCCTATTCCGCAGCCGTCAATTTTACCCATACCCGATGGTTAGCAGGAACAAATTTCGATTTCGTGGCCGTTGGAATCAACACCGGAATCTGGGGGAGCTTTGGATTAAGTTACACCGCGCTTTCGATGCCGGACATGTTGGTGCGTACCGAGTTTGAACCGGAGGGAACCGGTGAATATTTTAGCGCGATGGATATGGCGATGGGAGTGAGTTACGCACGGTCGATTACCGACCGGTTTAGCATCGGATTTAATGCCAAGTATGTACACCAGCAAATCTGGCACATGACGGCCTCGGCTGTAGCTTTTGATCTGGGCATTCTGTTTCGTACGGATTACGCCCCGCTTGTTCTTGGAATGAGCATTTCGAATTTTGGACCCAAAATGCATTACACGGGCAAGGATGTGTTTGTAAACTACGATTTTAACCCGGATGAATATGGGGACAATAACACTATTTTTGCCGATTTGCAAACGGACAAGTGGAGCCTGCCTCTATTGTTTCGTTTTGGCCTGGCCTGGGAAATTTTAAATAAAGACATGAATCAATTGACCGTTGCCGTTGAAGCCAGACATCCGAATGACAACACGGAAAATGTGAGTTTCGGAGCAGAATATGGCTTCAGACAGTGGGTGTTTTTTCGGGCAGGTTATCAATCCCTTTTTGAAAGCGATCGTGAAAAGGGCTTGACATTTGGATTAGGGCTTGTCTATTATCTTTCGCCAACATTACCCCTTCAGTTTGATTATGCCTATGCAGACTGGGGACGGTTATCCTCTGCTCACCGCTTTTCATTTGAAATTAATTTTTGA